A genomic stretch from Desulfotignum balticum DSM 7044 includes:
- a CDS encoding uracil-DNA glycosylase family protein — protein sequence MTPLDNIPFLTSTVTLPDIIDDLSGYLRCQKQMGLTRVTLSARSLEILTAWGRPVVPRKPFRHAGPASANVVLVDGADTFFTGEAGALLKKILAAMKLAEDNICVCNAPDAEQVFAFLQSVRPVVVIALGDRAARIVTGIQKPVAAIRGKFFEIRGFSVMPTFHPSQLLKDPGLKRPVWEDMQQVMQINGIVS from the coding sequence ATGACACCTTTGGATAACATCCCTTTTTTGACTTCGACCGTGACGCTTCCGGACATCATCGATGATCTGTCCGGATACCTGCGGTGTCAGAAACAAATGGGACTCACCCGGGTGACGCTTTCCGCGCGCTCCCTGGAAATTCTGACCGCCTGGGGCCGGCCGGTCGTGCCCCGGAAACCTTTCCGGCACGCCGGTCCGGCATCGGCAAACGTGGTGCTGGTGGATGGGGCCGACACTTTTTTTACGGGTGAGGCAGGAGCGCTGTTGAAAAAGATTCTGGCAGCCATGAAACTGGCTGAAGACAACATCTGTGTTTGCAATGCCCCGGATGCGGAACAGGTGTTTGCTTTTCTGCAATCGGTTCGGCCGGTTGTGGTGATCGCGCTGGGAGACCGGGCCGCCCGGATCGTGACCGGGATTCAGAAGCCGGTGGCAGCCATTCGGGGAAAATTTTTTGAAATTCGGGGATTTTCAGTGATGCCCACGTTTCATCCATCCCAGCTGCTTAAAGATCCGGGCCTGAAACGTCCGGTGTGGGAAGACATGCAGCAGGTCATGCAGATCAACGGTATTGTGTCATGA